The Streptomyces sp. ALI-76-A nucleotide sequence CTCCGACCTCTCCTTCGCCGATCTGGTGCTGTGGGTCCCCACCCGCGACGGCGCCCGGTACGTCTCGGTGGCGCAGATGCGGCCCAACACCGGCCCCACCTCGTACCAGGACGACATGGTCGGCCACCTCGTCCCGCGCGGCCGCCGTCCGATGCTGGACGTCGCCCACGACGAGGGCCGGATCGTGCGCGAGGGCGATCCGGAGTGGCGCGAGGAGGTCCCGGTCCGGATCGAGTCCATCCCCGTGCGGCGGGAAGGACGCGTTCTCGGCGTCATCGCCCGCAACACCAACCTCCTCACCGTGCGCACCCCGAGCCGCCTGGAACTGACGTATCTGCAGAGCGCCTCGGACCTCGCGCAGATGATCGCGGCCGGCGCCTTCCCGTTCGCGAACCAGCAGGTCGACATGGACGCCTCGCCCCGCGTGGGCGACGGCCTGATCCGCCTCGACGCGGACGGCATCGTCCAGTACGCCTCCCCGAACGCGCTGTCCGCCTACCACCGCCTGGGCCTGGCCTCCGACCTCGTCGGCCACCACCTGGGCAGGACCACCGCCGAACTCGCCCCCACGCACGGGCCGGTGGACGAGGCGCTCGCCAAGGTGGCCAGCGGCTGGGCCCCGCGGGAGTTCGAGATCGAGTCCGGCGACGGTGTCATCCAGTTCCGGGCCATCCCGCTCAAACCCAAGGGCACCCGCATCGGTTCGCTGGTCCTGCTCCGTGACGTCACCGAACTGCGCCGCCGCGAGCGCGAGTTGATCACCAAGGACGCGACCATCCGGGAGATCCACCACCGGGTGAAGAACAACCTGCAGACGGTGGCCGCCCTGCTGCGGCTCCAGGCCCGGCGCATCGAGTCCGACCGCGGCCGCGAAGCCCTCGAAGAGGCCGTGCGCCGGGTCGGTTCGATCGCGATCGTGCACGAGACGCTCTCCCAGAACCTGGACGAGCGCGTGGAGTTCGACGAGATCGCCGACCGGGTCCTCGCGATGGTCGCCGAGATCTCCCCGGGCAAGGTCACCGGCCGGCGCAGCGGTCGCTTCGGCATCCTGGACGCGGAGGTCGCCACCCCGCTGTCGATGGTGCTGACCGAGATCCTCCAGAACGCCCTGGAGCACGGCTTCCGCGAGGGGGAGACCGGCACCGTCGAGGTCTCGGCGGTCCGCGGCGGCACCACGAAGGACACTCGCCTCCTGGTCACCGTCCAGGACGACGGCGTCGGCCTGCCCGAGGGCTTCGACCCGCAGACCGCGGGCAACCTCGGCCTGCAGATCGTCCGGACACTGGTGGAGGGCGAGTTGGGCGGCACCTTCGACATGGTGCCGGCGCCGGAGCGGGGGACCCGGGTGATCCTGGACGTGCCGGTGCGGGCCAACAAGTAGCACTCGAGGAGCCCCGGCCCTCGGACGCACAGCAAAGAGCCCCGGACCGTTCAGGGGTCCGGGGCTCAACATGCTCGTTGCCAGCATTCGCTGCGCATCGGGGGTACTGCGCGCTGCGGCTCGGGGGCGGGAGATGCGTACTCGCTGTACGCGCCGCCAAGCTCAGGCTGTTGAAGGGGTGGGTTGTCAGGCGGTGGCCTGACGGGCCCGGTTGCGGGCGGCGCGGCGCTTCATGGCGCGGCGCTCGTCCTCGCTGAGACCACCCCAGACGCCGGAGTCCTGGCCGGACTCGAGCGCCCACTGCAGACACTGCTCCATTACCGGGCAGCGACGGCAGACGGCCTTGGCTTCCTCGATCTGCAGCAGCGCAGGACCGGTGTTGCCGATGGGGAAGAAGAGCTCGGGGTCTTCTTCGCGGCAAACGGCGTTGTGACGCCAGTCCATGGCTGCTACCTCTCCTTGGTATTACATGCAGGGCTTGTGAATGTGAACGCTTTCACGAATCCCTCAACAAGTGAAGGGCCGAACGCCAGGCTCGCCGACGTAGGTCCTGTGGATTGAAGAGGGGTTCCGGTGATCCGTGGAGGCCGATGGTGCGGGCCGTCTCGATCGCCACGTAGAGACTCGCAAACCTCAGCGGCGGATACAACCCCTTCTGGAAAGTTTTTTTTGATTCCTCGGTGTCGGCTAGGTCACAGCCGTACTTCCATGGGGTGGACCCTGGTCTAAACGTTCGAGTGAAAGGACTTTAGCCTCTTCTGCTCACACAATCACACGCAGTGCACGGCGTACGCCTGTGAACGCCACGCTGGTACGCAGCCCTAGGTGGTCGCCGTCCATCTGAAGGGGGAGCGGCACCTTCGAATGCAAGGTGAAGTGGTCCAGGTCGTGCAGGGAGACCGCGTGCTTGCCGTGCGGTCCACGCTCGGGGGACGAAGTGAGCAACTGGGTGCCATACCGGGCAACCGAGGCCGTCGTCATACGGCTGAGACCGAGTACGTCGAGGCCTTTATCGAACGAGGCCTTAGGTGACGCGTACATCGGGTGATTGCCCAGGAACGTCCACGGAGAGGTGTTCGAGACTATGGACAGCACCAGATCGGTCACCGGCTCCGCGTCCGGCCGCTCCAGCGTGATCGTTCCCTGCCGGCGGTGTGTCTCGCCGAAGAACTGGCGCAGCGCCTGCCGTACATAGAGGGCGTGGGTGGACCTGCGGCCGCGCTCGCGCTGCTGTTCCACCCGTCCGACCACACCGGCGTCGAACCCCAGACCGGCGTTGAAGGTGAACCACCGTGCCGGTACGGCCTCGTCCTCCGTGCCGGGGGTGCCGGAGGCCAGACCCAGGCCGACCGTGCGTTCGCTGCCCTCGCGCAGGGCGTCCAGCAGGGCGCCGGTGGCCTCCACGGCGTCGTTGGGCAGGCCGAGCGCGCGGGCGAAGACGTTGGTGGAGCCGCCGGGGACGACCGCGAGACGGGGCAGGCGCTC carries:
- a CDS encoding PAS domain-containing sensor histidine kinase gives rise to the protein MNELVRQHTALDDSDLEWLHLLVSEWQLLSDLSFADLVLWVPTRDGARYVSVAQMRPNTGPTSYQDDMVGHLVPRGRRPMLDVAHDEGRIVREGDPEWREEVPVRIESIPVRREGRVLGVIARNTNLLTVRTPSRLELTYLQSASDLAQMIAAGAFPFANQQVDMDASPRVGDGLIRLDADGIVQYASPNALSAYHRLGLASDLVGHHLGRTTAELAPTHGPVDEALAKVASGWAPREFEIESGDGVIQFRAIPLKPKGTRIGSLVLLRDVTELRRRERELITKDATIREIHHRVKNNLQTVAALLRLQARRIESDRGREALEEAVRRVGSIAIVHETLSQNLDERVEFDEIADRVLAMVAEISPGKVTGRRSGRFGILDAEVATPLSMVLTEILQNALEHGFREGETGTVEVSAVRGGTTKDTRLLVTVQDDGVGLPEGFDPQTAGNLGLQIVRTLVEGELGGTFDMVPAPERGTRVILDVPVRANK
- a CDS encoding diacylglycerol kinase family protein, whose translation is MRALLVVNPAATTTSARTRDVLIHALASEMKLEAVTTEYRGHARDLGRQAAESTDVDLVVALGGDGTVNEVVNGLLHAGPDPERLPRLAVVPGGSTNVFARALGLPNDAVEATGALLDALREGSERTVGLGLASGTPGTEDEAVPARWFTFNAGLGFDAGVVGRVEQQRERGRRSTHALYVRQALRQFFGETHRRQGTITLERPDAEPVTDLVLSIVSNTSPWTFLGNHPMYASPKASFDKGLDVLGLSRMTTASVARYGTQLLTSSPERGPHGKHAVSLHDLDHFTLHSKVPLPLQMDGDHLGLRTSVAFTGVRRALRVIV
- a CDS encoding WhiB family transcriptional regulator — translated: MDWRHNAVCREEDPELFFPIGNTGPALLQIEEAKAVCRRCPVMEQCLQWALESGQDSGVWGGLSEDERRAMKRRAARNRARQATA